The window TTATTCAGAGTCGGACATCCCAGGATAATGGCACTGGCTTCAAGCACATCACACATGACATTACTGCGGTGATTCACCTGAAGGTTCAGGAGCTTATAATTAATTCCCTTATCCAGCAGCCCTGCCGCAATAGACTTAGCCATCATCTCGGTAGAATGCCACATGCTGTCATAGATAACCAGAGCCTTGCCGTTGCCCTCGTTTACACACCAACGGGAGTAGGCCTCCATAATCTTGCCGGGGTTTGTCCGCCAGACCACACCATGATCCGGGGCGATCATCTTGATGGGAAGCTGCATATCCTGAACCTGCTGAATGAGCTTTTTCACCAGCGGAGAGTACAGGGTCAGGATATTGGCATAGTATTTTGTTGCCTCATACATCAGCACATCCTGATTCACCTCATCATCAAAGCGCTCGCTGGTGGCAAGATGCTCACCAAAGGCATCACTGGAAAAAAGGATCTGATCCTCTTTTATATAGGTGAACATGGAATCCGGCCAGTGCAGCATACGGGTTTCCACAAAGTTCAGGGTCTTTTCACCGAGACTCAGCTCTTCGCCTGGGGTGACAACATGATAGGGCCAATCTGCCTGGTGAAAATGCTTCATCAAGGCCTTATGTCCCATCTTGGAACAGATAACCTTTTCCGGCTCGATTTCCCGAATTACTTCAGGGAGAACACCGGAATGATCCATTTCCACATGGTTAACAACCATGTAATCAATCTTTTTCGGATCAATGATATTGCGGATACGGTGCATCAGCTCACGACGATAGCCCTCTTTTACCGTATCAATCAACGTTACCTTTTCGTCAATAATCAAATAGGCATTATAGGTGGTACCACGTTCGGTGGAATAGCCGTGAAAGTCTCTGGTCATCCAATCAATAGCACCAACCCAGTATACATTTTTTGCGAGTTCAACGGGATTCACAGGTCAATTCTCCTTTTAAATATTGGCATATACTCTATTAAAGTTTCTCAAATTTTAAGGTCAGACATAGGACATTATGCCTGTCCCTTTATAACCATTTATTTTCTATTTCTCAAATTTCTAAACTTCGTTTGATAAAAATAAGGACAGAATAAGGGAAAGATACGTTTGAGATTTTCTTGTACTCCAGCGGCAAGAATACGTGCTACTTTTTTGTTGGCTTGGGAAGGATTACTCTACCCAAGCCAAACAAGGTCGGGATGGTCTGCAAAAAAAGGATTATGCTACTTCAAAAGCGCCCTTGTCAGCGCCACAAACCGGGCAAATCCACTCTTCCGGCACCTGATCCCAAGGGGTACCTGCCGCAACACCATTATCAGGATCCCCTACCTCTGGATCATAATCATACCCACAGACATCACACGTATATTTATCCATTGAAATTCCCTCTACTTATTAAAGAAATCCACCGAATATTCAGTGCATCCTCATTATGATTTCCACAGTCCGTGCAGATTACAATAAGCCCGTGCAGTTACCGCCTCTGCATCTGTGCAGAAAACAGCCTCAGGAGCATCTCCCGGATTCAGATCCACCCGATACACCGCAGAACCCGTCACCAGCTCAATCCACTCTATCCAGTGTTTTTCTTCCATAGGATGTGCTACAGAACCGACAGTCACCTTATAGCCGCTGTCTGTCTTTTCCAGAACAGGAATATGTTTCTCCTGAGCCGCATCAACAGTATTCTCCGTCATTAACTCCATAGGCTGACCGCAACATACCAATTCACCGGCACCGGTATGCAGCACCTGAACGATGTTACCGCATAAGGGACATTTATAGACTTCGTTCTTTTTGGTCATCATTATCCTCCGTTTTATACTGTTCGCTTTACTGTTAGCTACGGGATAGCAGGAAGACCTACCGCCTTCCTGCCGACATACACTATGACGCTCTATACTCCGACTGAGGATCAACTCGCGTTTTTACTCAGATATTCGGCAACGCCCTCTGCTGTCGGGGTCATGGCATCTTCGCCTTCCTTCCAGTTGGCCGGACAGACATCGCCGTGGACTTCATGGAAAATCAGGGCATCAACCATTCGAAGCGCCTCTTCAACAGAACGGCCAAGGGGTAAATCATTGACAACAGCGTGCCGCACAACACCTTCCTTGTCAATTAGAAAAGTTCCGCGCAGGGCAACGCCCATATCCAGAAGCACTCCGTATTGACGAGATATTGTTTTGTCCAGGTCCGCAACCAAAGGATACTGAACTTCACCAATACCACCATTATTAATCGGGGTATTTCTCCATGCCCAATGACTGAATTGAGAGTCAATAGAAACGCCGATAACCTCACAATTCTTTTCACGAAATTTTGCTAAGGCCTTATCAAAAGCAATAATTTCCGAGGGACAGACAAAGGTAAAATCGAGAGGGTAAAAGAAAAGGACAACGTATTTACCACGGTAATCGGAAAGTTTGAAATCTTCCTTAAATGAGCCATCGCCCATAACCGCAGTTGCTGTAAAATCAGGGGCCTGCTTCGTAACTAATCTACACATTATACAACCCTCCTTTATGGCGTATGTATTTCTTCTCCAAGAAATCAGGATGTATTATAGACACTGTTTGTCATACAAGTCAACCTGAACCCGGAGTTTTTTATCAATATCTCCTTGAAAAGCGCGCTCTTCAGCGCTCCCCAAGGAGATATTATCAACAAAAAAAACAGTCCTGTTGAAAGAACAGAGAAATAAAATTTTCTATTTCCCTTTATCGAACGGCAAGTTTCGGCACCATGAAGATTTTTCTCTCCATTGCGCCCATCCTCTTACCAATTTTCAGAAAGGAGCTCAAAATAGCTTTGTGGGTGGGAACAGGCTGCACATTTCTGTGGAGCCTCTTGGCTCTCTTGTAAAAAACCGCATTTTGTACAGTACCAAGTCACTGTCTCGCTACGCTTAAAGACTTTTCCTTCTTTCAGATTGGCGATAAAAGTCCGGTACTGTTTTGCATGCTGCTTCTCTGCTCTGGCAATGGCCATAAAGATATCAGCAATAGAGGAAAAGCCTTCCTCCTTGGCAATTTTGGCAAAATCTGGATACATCTCCATATATTCATGCTCTTCCCCGGCAGCTGCTGATTCCAGGTTTTCCATTGTCGTGCCAAGGGCTCCGGCAGGAAAGGAGGCCTGCACTTCAACCTCTCCGCCCTCAAGCAGCTTAAACAAAGTTTTGGCGTGGGCACGCTCCTGCTCAGCAGTTCTATCAAAAATATTGGCAATCTGCACCAAACCTTCTTTTCTGGCCACTTTAGCCGCATATGAATAACGGTTCCTGGCCTGGGATTCTCCAGCAAATGCGGTCAGAATATTCTTCTCTGTCTGGGAACCTTGTAATGCAGTCATGGTTTGATTATCTCCTTTTAGTTATAATGCTGCTTTTCCAGCTTCTGTTATTTCGTATTTGCAGCGCACTGGGCTTGTTACAAAACCCTTCTTTTTCAAGGCAGTCAGCTGACAACTGATCTGCTTAGGATCCATAGAGGTTGCAGCAGCAATATCCTTATTGGCACAGACTTCATCCGACTTTACCAATGCCTCAAGGACTTTTCGTTGCTTATCACTCAATCCTGCTTTTTTACAGGAGCTCTTTCCACATCCTCCTTCACAATCTCCCTTATTTGCCTGCTTCTTTTTATTCTTGGCCTGACACTTCGGACAAACACCGAAAAATTCCACACGGCAACCGGAAATCTTGTATCCTTGGCTTTCCTCTTCTTTTAAAGTGATCAAGCGCCGCTGATCAAACTTAATATCATCAACACGACGACATTGCACACAAAAAATATGGTCGTGCTGCTCAATTTCTTTATCAAATCTCTTTTGACGCCCGCTGATTTCCAGTTTCCTGATCATTCCTGCTTCAGATAGGATCTCAAGATTCCTATATACGGTCGCCAAACTAATGCGCGGCAATTTTTTCTTGATTCGCTCATACAGCGCGTCA is drawn from Candidatus Electrothrix aestuarii and contains these coding sequences:
- a CDS encoding flavodoxin domain-containing protein; this encodes MNPVELAKNVYWVGAIDWMTRDFHGYSTERGTTYNAYLIIDEKVTLIDTVKEGYRRELMHRIRNIIDPKKIDYMVVNHVEMDHSGVLPEVIREIEPEKVICSKMGHKALMKHFHQADWPYHVVTPGEELSLGEKTLNFVETRMLHWPDSMFTYIKEDQILFSSDAFGEHLATSERFDDEVNQDVLMYEATKYYANILTLYSPLVKKLIQQVQDMQLPIKMIAPDHGVVWRTNPGKIMEAYSRWCVNEGNGKALVIYDSMWHSTEMMAKSIAAGLLDKGINYKLLNLQVNHRSNVMCDVLEASAIILGCPTLNNGMLPRMAGFLMYMRGLRPTNKIGAAFGSFGWSGEAVKLMNTAMKEMNFTLVHKGLKVQYVPEHEHLKECIELGHTVGQALLDIREGKEVEEVI
- a CDS encoding rubredoxin, with product MDKYTCDVCGYDYDPEVGDPDNGVAAGTPWDQVPEEWICPVCGADKGAFEVA
- a CDS encoding desulfoferrodoxin, yielding MTKKNEVYKCPLCGNIVQVLHTGAGELVCCGQPMELMTENTVDAAQEKHIPVLEKTDSGYKVTVGSVAHPMEEKHWIEWIELVTGSAVYRVDLNPGDAPEAVFCTDAEAVTARAYCNLHGLWKS
- a CDS encoding peroxiredoxin gives rise to the protein MCRLVTKQAPDFTATAVMGDGSFKEDFKLSDYRGKYVVLFFYPLDFTFVCPSEIIAFDKALAKFREKNCEVIGVSIDSQFSHWAWRNTPINNGGIGEVQYPLVADLDKTISRQYGVLLDMGVALRGTFLIDKEGVVRHAVVNDLPLGRSVEEALRMVDALIFHEVHGDVCPANWKEGEDAMTPTAEGVAEYLSKNAS
- the rbr gene encoding rubrerythrin → MTALQGSQTEKNILTAFAGESQARNRYSYAAKVARKEGLVQIANIFDRTAEQERAHAKTLFKLLEGGEVEVQASFPAGALGTTMENLESAAAGEEHEYMEMYPDFAKIAKEEGFSSIADIFMAIARAEKQHAKQYRTFIANLKEGKVFKRSETVTWYCTKCGFLQESQEAPQKCAACSHPQSYFELLSENW
- a CDS encoding transcriptional repressor, with the translated sequence MKDILRMTHQRELILEELGNCHNHPTADALYERIKKKLPRISLATVYRNLEILSEAGMIRKLEISGRQKRFDKEIEQHDHIFCVQCRRVDDIKFDQRRLITLKEEESQGYKISGCRVEFFGVCPKCQAKNKKKQANKGDCEGGCGKSSCKKAGLSDKQRKVLEALVKSDEVCANKDIAAATSMDPKQISCQLTALKKKGFVTSPVRCKYEITEAGKAAL